A single window of Pseudoduganella plicata DNA harbors:
- a CDS encoding response regulator yields MTDGRRTILVVDDAPDSIMALCALLKGAYDMKVAVSGEAALRVLRGTTVDLVLLDVVMPGLDGYEVCRRIRATPRLAHLPVVFLSAHDAPEDTARALAAGATAVLAKPVEPERLHATLERWL; encoded by the coding sequence ATGACGGACGGCCGGCGCACGATCCTCGTGGTCGACGACGCGCCCGACAGCATCATGGCGCTGTGCGCACTGCTGAAAGGAGCGTACGACATGAAGGTGGCTGTCAGTGGCGAAGCGGCGCTGCGCGTGCTGCGGGGGACAACGGTCGATCTGGTGCTGCTCGATGTCGTGATGCCGGGACTGGACGGCTACGAGGTGTGCCGCCGCATCCGCGCCACACCGCGCCTGGCGCACCTGCCGGTCGTGTTCCTGTCGGCGCATGACGCCCCCGAAGACACTGCCCGCGCGCTTGCCGCCGGCGCCACGGCGGTCCTTGCCAAGCCGGTGGAGCCGGAGCGCCTGCACGCCACCCTGGAACGCTGGCTGTGA
- a CDS encoding GNAT family N-acetyltransferase, giving the protein MQLTDALAIAAPAARAAAAPRLVLGMATTQQDVRAVQRLRYRLFVEDMGLSALMRADGLDSDEFDDHCDHLIVRDADTMEVVGTYRLLSPTGARRIGRVYSEGEFDMSRLNGLRGRMVEAGRACIDPDYRGGSVLMLLWAGLVDYVQRQNCDYFAGCASIGLADGGHNAVAVYDKLRATHLAPAEFRVTPHLPFPYQKLTPAAVPQIPPLLKGYLRSGAWICGDPAWDPDFDSADLFVLLPLANLDARYARHYGVGAMPIAA; this is encoded by the coding sequence ATGCAACTCACTGACGCCCTGGCGATCGCGGCACCGGCCGCGCGGGCCGCCGCAGCGCCCCGCCTGGTTCTCGGCATGGCCACCACGCAGCAGGACGTGCGCGCGGTGCAGCGCCTGCGCTATCGGCTGTTTGTCGAAGACATGGGACTATCGGCGCTGATGCGCGCCGATGGCCTGGACAGCGACGAATTCGACGACCATTGCGATCACCTGATCGTGCGCGATGCCGACACCATGGAGGTGGTGGGCACCTACCGCCTGCTCAGCCCCACGGGCGCGCGCCGCATCGGCCGCGTGTATTCGGAAGGCGAGTTCGACATGAGCCGCCTGAACGGCCTGCGTGGCCGCATGGTTGAAGCGGGCCGCGCCTGCATCGATCCGGACTATCGCGGCGGCAGCGTGCTGATGCTGCTGTGGGCAGGCCTGGTCGATTATGTGCAGCGGCAGAACTGCGATTACTTCGCTGGCTGCGCCAGCATCGGTCTGGCCGACGGCGGCCATAACGCCGTCGCGGTCTACGACAAGCTGCGTGCCACCCATCTGGCGCCGGCGGAGTTCCGGGTCACGCCCCATCTGCCTTTTCCATATCAGAAACTGACGCCGGCAGCGGTGCCGCAGATACCGCCGCTGCTCAAAGGCTATCTGCGCTCCGGCGCCTGGATTTGCGGCGACCCGGCCTGGGACCCGGACTTCGACAGCGCCGACCTGTTCGTGCTGCTCCCGCTGGCGAACCTGGACGCCCGCTATGCGCGCCATTACGGGGTTGGGGCGATGCCGATCGCGGCCTGA